A single window of Emcibacter nanhaiensis DNA harbors:
- the gspD gene encoding type II secretion system secretin GspD, whose protein sequence is MYLQFRFPVQLLRSGCLLGLVLLLNSCADQGQNEPPTLQQTSTAGESSPYILLKEEASDAGNVTQGKHSAAEYIYGTGEFMAPARPGGLPSVTKSEDGTIDLNFLESDVRAVVDAVLSDMLSLHYVLDPAVKGKITLQSNRSLGKTEVLMALEEALRLVNVAMIKSEGVFHIIPLKDAPRRVTSIRRPVPPSVNLPGFGVQAVSLDYTTPSEMAKLLQSFAPQGSILSIDNSRNLLLLAGTAKELATLQELIRTFDVDWLQGMSFALFSLQQVDAKTVKEELSVIFNDAETPVSGMIKFIPMPRLNSLLAISHSKDYLRRAEEWIARLDTGGQTSGRQIYVYHVEHGKVEGIASALSQILGDTKGGETKEELGTPAPAAGIRRPSFQPSPGESGSFFSEGRLKIVPNVDDNSLLILATPEEYGVIVKAIKQMDIVPRQVMIEATLAEVTLNDNLQYGVNWFLETGSNSFTFSDSSSGGVASSFPGFSYVYTGSNSNRAVLNAISSVTDVKVISSPKLMVLNNQTANLQIGDQVPVAKQSSQSSTDSNAPIVNTIEFRDTGVILNITPHINKGGLVLLDVSQEVSDVAETISSGIDSPTIQQRKIESSIAIQNGETVALGGLIRENITDSKSGLPLLKDIPLLGAAFSTNSTVTRRTELIVLITPRVLENSGDVRESLENLKQEFERLTPFPTSAFEIKDDAQAN, encoded by the coding sequence GTGTATTTACAGTTCAGATTTCCAGTTCAACTTCTGAGGAGCGGTTGTCTTCTCGGACTTGTGCTACTGTTAAACTCATGTGCGGATCAAGGCCAAAACGAGCCGCCTACGCTGCAGCAGACCAGCACCGCCGGGGAAAGCAGTCCCTATATCCTGCTGAAGGAAGAAGCCTCGGATGCCGGTAACGTCACCCAGGGTAAACATTCTGCCGCCGAATATATCTATGGCACCGGCGAGTTTATGGCGCCGGCCCGACCTGGCGGACTACCGTCGGTTACCAAGAGTGAAGATGGCACTATTGATCTGAACTTTCTGGAAAGTGACGTGAGAGCAGTTGTCGATGCTGTGCTCTCCGATATGCTGTCCCTGCATTATGTGCTTGATCCGGCCGTCAAAGGGAAAATCACCCTGCAGTCCAACCGGTCTCTCGGGAAAACCGAAGTCCTTATGGCTTTGGAAGAAGCGCTGCGTCTGGTCAATGTGGCGATGATCAAGAGCGAAGGTGTCTTTCATATCATTCCACTGAAGGATGCGCCGCGCCGGGTAACCAGTATTCGTCGGCCGGTGCCGCCCAGCGTCAACCTGCCGGGCTTCGGCGTCCAGGCGGTCTCCCTCGATTACACCACGCCCAGCGAGATGGCCAAACTCTTACAGTCTTTTGCGCCACAAGGATCCATTCTTTCCATCGACAATAGCCGGAACCTGTTGTTGTTAGCCGGCACGGCTAAAGAACTGGCCACCTTGCAGGAACTGATCCGTACCTTTGACGTGGATTGGCTGCAAGGCATGTCATTCGCGCTATTTTCGCTGCAGCAAGTGGATGCCAAGACTGTCAAAGAGGAGCTTTCAGTTATTTTCAATGATGCCGAGACCCCGGTGAGCGGCATGATCAAGTTTATCCCCATGCCAAGGTTAAACTCTCTACTGGCCATTTCTCACAGCAAGGACTATTTGCGCAGGGCAGAGGAGTGGATTGCCAGGCTGGATACCGGCGGACAGACTTCGGGCAGACAGATTTATGTTTATCATGTCGAGCATGGCAAGGTGGAAGGTATTGCTTCGGCGCTGAGCCAGATTCTCGGGGATACGAAGGGCGGAGAAACCAAAGAAGAACTTGGGACACCTGCGCCGGCTGCAGGGATAAGGAGACCTTCTTTCCAGCCTTCACCTGGTGAGAGCGGTAGTTTTTTCAGCGAAGGTCGATTGAAGATTGTGCCGAATGTGGATGATAATTCTCTTCTTATCCTGGCCACACCGGAAGAATACGGGGTAATTGTCAAGGCCATCAAACAGATGGATATTGTGCCCCGTCAGGTCATGATTGAAGCGACGCTTGCGGAAGTGACGCTCAATGATAATTTGCAATATGGGGTGAATTGGTTCCTGGAGACCGGCTCTAATAGTTTTACCTTTTCGGACAGCAGCAGTGGCGGAGTGGCTTCTTCCTTTCCCGGCTTTTCCTATGTCTATACCGGATCCAACTCCAACAGGGCAGTATTGAATGCCATCTCATCGGTTACCGATGTGAAAGTGATCTCCTCTCCGAAGCTTATGGTGCTGAACAACCAGACCGCTAACCTTCAGATCGGGGACCAGGTCCCCGTCGCCAAACAGTCCTCCCAGAGTTCCACCGATAGCAATGCGCCAATCGTGAATACCATTGAGTTCCGCGATACCGGTGTGATCCTCAATATCACCCCTCATATCAACAAGGGCGGGTTGGTATTGCTGGACGTTTCTCAGGAAGTCAGTGATGTAGCGGAGACGATTTCCTCCGGCATTGATTCACCGACCATTCAGCAGCGCAAAATCGAAAGCAGCATCGCCATACAGAACGGGGAAACGGTGGCCCTTGGCGGATTGATCCGGGAAAACATAACCGATAGCAAGTCGGGGCTTCCCCTGCTCAAGGATATTCCTCTGTTGGGCGCAGCCTTTAGCACCAATTCTACCGTCACTCGCAGGACGGAGTTGATCGTGTTGATTACGCCGAGAGTATTGGAAAACTCTGGGGACGTGCGAGAATCCCTCGAAAATCTCAAACAGGAATTCGAACGTCTGACACCTTTCCCGACATCGGCATTTGAAATCAAAGATGACGCTCAAGCGAACTAA